The bacterium genome segment GAGTAGTTACTAAAACAATCAAATAAGAGCTCAGCCCTGCACTAAAACTGCAGGGTTTAGAGTGTTTTTACGAGTGAAATCGTAATAATTAATAAAATAAAAAGAAAGTCTAAAAGATTTTTACATTAAAATGACAACGACTGCCAAGAAAGATTCTGGAATAATCAATTCCTCTACAACTAAAGACGAAGAAGTTAAGCCAAGAATTAGAATTAAAATTAGAGCTTACGACAGTAAGATCATTGATGAGTCCGCAAAATTGATTGCTGAAACTGCCTTGCGCGGAGGCGCCGAGATCAGAGGACCATTGCCGCTTCCGACCGAAAAGAAGAAATACACTGTCAATAAATCAACCTTCGTCCACAAGGATGCCAGAGAGCAGTTTGAGATCAGGGTTCACAAGAGATTGATCGATATTATCAATCCGACCCCGAGAATTATTGATTCATTGACGAATTTGTCCTTATCAGCCGGAGTGGATATCGAGATCAAGATGTAATGTTTAGAGAGCGGAGAGTGGAAGGTAGAAAGTAGCAGAGTAAAGAAATTTTAAAATTCAGTACGTGATGATTCAAGTCCCAGATTTTAATATAGATAGCGCGGGATACTGAATTGGTCAGAAGTTAAAGAAACCGAGATTACGGTTTGTGCATAACTTACGACTCGGTTTTTGTTTTTGAAAAAGCATATAATAATAACATATGGTAAAATTCATTTTAGGAAAAAAACTCGGAATGGCAAGAGTGTTTGAAAAATCAGGAAAATCTGTTCCAGTGACTGTATTGGAAGCGGGTCCTTGTGTCATTTCGCAAATTAAGACTGAAGCGAAAGACGGATACAATGCCGTGCAGATCGGATTTGGCAAAGAAAAGAAAGTTTCAAAACCGAAAGCCGGACTTTTAAAAGGTTCGCATCTGGCTAAACATTTGAGAGAATTCGTAACCAAAGATGTCGCTTCTTACAAAGTAGGTGATAAGATCGATGTTTCGATCTTTGCCGAGGGAGATATGGTAAAAGCCAGCGGCGTCACCAAAGCGAAAGGTTTTGCCGGCGTTATGAAAAGACATGGTTTTTCCGGCGGTCCCGCTTCTCACGGACAGAAACACAGCGCCAGAGAAAGAGGCTCAGTCGGTCCGAGGTTTCCGGAACACGTCGTCAAGGGAGTCCGAATGCCGGGTCGGATGGGCGGAGTGCGCTCGACAGTCATCAATTTGCCGGTATTATCGATTGACAAAGAAAATAATTTGATCGCTCTGAAAGGCGCGATTCCGGGCAACAAAGGAGCTTTGATCGAAGTAGTCAGCATTAAATAGAACGGATAATTATACATATGATCAAGACTAATTTATATAATCAAGAGGGAAAGGTAGTGGGAGAAATGGATCTGCCTGAGAATATTTTTGGACTGAAACCCAAGAAAGACTTGATGCACGAAGCGGTGGTCGCTCAAGAGGCGAATAGCCGGATAAAATACGCTCACACCAAGACCCGCGGAGAAGTACGCGGAGGCGGAAAAAAGCCATTTGCCCAGAAACACACGGGACAAGCCAGACAAGGTTCGATCAGGTCTCCGATTTGGAGGCATGGCGGAATAACTTTCGGTCCTACCGCTGACGCTTCCTATGGGAAAAAGATCAATTTGAAAAAGAAAAGATTGGCGTTGCATATGGCTCTGGCTTCCAAGCTGAACGATAAAGTCTTGTATATTATTGACGATCTGCGCCTTGCCGATGCCAAGACAAAAACTTTCGCTAAGATCCTGAAAAATCTCGGCGTAGCCAAGACTGCTTTGATCGCGCTGCCCAAGACGGATAAAAATGTCTATTTGGCCAGCCGCAATATTCCCGGAATAAAATCTATCCTAATCGGATCTTTGAATATAGTGGACGTATTGCGATACAAGAACTTGATAATGCCGAAAGAATCGATAGCCGCAATCGAGAAAACATTTAAGATATAAAATTCATTAAAAGCATATGACAATTCTTGATAAAGTTAAAAACATCGCCAAAAAACCGGAAGCGGAAAAGGCTGCAAAAGTTGAAAAGAAAAACGCCGGAAAGGATTTTAAGAAGAACAAGATATCGAAAGATAAGATCAGCGCGATTATTTTTGAGCCGCTTTTCACGGAAAAAATTTCCAATTTGATGCCGTTGAATAAATATGCTTTCAAAGTGGCGAACGGAGCCAATAAGATTGAAGTGAAAAAAGCGATCGAAGGGCTTTATGAAGTGAATGTGACGAGCGTTAATATGATAAAAACCTCAGCTAAGCCGAAAAGAGTCGGAAGACGGGAAATGGTCAAGCCGGGATTTAAGAAAGCGATCGTGACGCTAAAAGCGGGCGAAAGCATCGAGCCGGCAAAGACCAAGTAAAAAGTTTTAAAATTTTATTCACAGAGAAAGAATATGGCAATAATAGAATATAAACCAACAACCGCCGGAAGAAGAGGCGCGTCAGTGGTAAAAAATGATTTCGTAACGACAGCCAGGCCTGAAAAATCCTTGACGCTTGGTCACGCAAAAAAATCAGGACGGGCCAAAGGCAAGATCTCGACGCGGCACAAGGGCGGCGGAGCAAAAAGATTGTACAGGATCATTGATTTCGGACAGGATAAGGTCAATATTCCGGCCCGGGTCGCTTCGATCGAATATGATCCGAACCGCTCGGCTTATATCGCGCTTTTGAATTACAAAGACGGCGAAAAAAGATATATTTTGGCCCCGGAAGGATTGAGAGCGAATGATGAAGTTATCGCTTCGGCCAATGCTCCGGTAAAAACCGGCAACAGATTGATTTTGAAAAATATTCCGGTTGGCACCAATATACACAACATCGAACTGACTCCGGGAAAAGGCGGGCAGATCGTCCGCACGGCAGGCGCTTTGGCCATAGTAAGAGCCAAGGAAGGCGGCTATGTGCATCTCGGTTTTCCTTCAGGCGAAATAAGAATGCTCTCGGAATTATGCTGGGCTTCGGTCGGACAGATAGGCAAGGCGGAATTTCGGATGAGAAATTTGGGAAAGGCCGGAAAATCCCGATGGCTGGGCAAACGCCCGGGCGTGCGAGGTTCGGCGATGAATCCGGTTGACCATCCGCACGGCGGAGGCGAAGGACGCCAGCCGATCGGTTTGAAGCATCCGAAAACTCCCTGGGGAAAGATCGCGATGGGAAAGAAAACTAGAAATAAGAAAAAATTATCAGAAAAATTTATTATTAAACACAGAAGATAAAATAATTTATATGTCAAGAAGCACTAAAAAAGGTCCTTTTGTGGACGAAAAATTGATAAAGAAGATCGAGAAGCTGAAGATCGGCGACAAGACGGTTATTAAGACTTGGAGCAGAGATTCGACGGTTATTCCTCAAATGATCGGTTTTACGTTTGGCGTGCATAACGGCAAGACGCACATTCCTGTGCTGGTGACGGAAGATATGGTAGGCCACAAATTGGGCGAATTTTCTCTGACGCGCAAGTTTAGCCGGCACGGCGGAAGAATGCAGAGAGAACTCGAAGCGGCTGCCAAGGCGGCTGAAGCGGCCAAAACCGCTCCGGCGGGCGCCGCAGCTCCGGCGGCCAAAGCTGCTGAACCGGTCAAGAAATAATAATTAAAGCAATATAAATTAGAAATTTTAAAATATGCCAGTAAAAGTTTACCTAAAAAATTTAAGAACAGCTCCCCGCAAAGTCCGGTTGGTTGCCGATCTCATCAGAGGATTAAGAGTTGATGAAGCGATGGAACAATTGAAATATATTCCCAAAAGAGCGGCTGTGCCTGTAATGAAACTCCTGGAATCGGCAGTGGCGGCGGCGGAGAATGATTTTAAAATGAAAAAAGAAGATCTGTTTATTTCAAAAATAACCGTTGATGACGGCGCGACCCTGAAAAGATCCATGCCGCACGCGATGGGCCGGGCTTTCCCGATATTGAAAAGAACGAGCACTGTCACTATCGAGCTCGATAAAAAAGCCGTAGAGCTGGAAGCGCTGGAAGAAAAAAAATCGGAAGAATCTCGGGAAGTTTTGGCAGGGGAAGCGAAAGAAGAAGCGCTGAAAAAAAGAAAAAGTAAAAAACAAGAATAATTAATCCATTTTAAACTTGCTATGGGACACAAAGTAAATCCGTTATTATTTAGACTAGGCTACACTGTCAATTGGACGAGCCGCTGGTTTGGCGACAAAAACTTTCCGGAACTTCTGAAAGAAGATTTTGGCATTCGAAAGATCCTTATGGAAAATTTGAAAAAAGCGGCAGTGGAAAAAATTATCATCGACAGGGCGTCTAACGTTGTCACGATCTCCATTCTTTCCGCGAGGCCCGGAGTCATAATCGGACGGGGCGGAACCGGCATCGAGGATCTGAGAAAAATGCTGAAAACGAAGCTTGGATTGAAAAAAGAAGTTAAACTTGATGTGCTCGAAGTGAAAGATCCGGAATCCAGCGCGGCGATCATCGGGCAGGAAATTGCCAGTCAGATCGAGCGGAGGATCGGCTGGAAAAGAGCCCTGAAAAGAATGCTGGAAACGGTAATCAGCAAAAAAGGAGTTCAGGGAATAAAGATCGCGATCTCCGGGCGGCTTGATGGGGCGGAAATGGGCAGGCGAGAATGGCTCGCCAAAGGAAAAATTCCCTTGCACACGCTTCGAAGCAATATTGATTTTACCAGAGCGACGGCTTTTACGACTTATGGCGCGGTAGGGATAAAAGTTTGGGTGTATAAGGGCGAAGTGTTTGACGAAAAAGCGGAGGCGAAAAAAAGCAAAAAAATAAATAGTACTTCTACTCCAATTAAATAGTTCAGTACAAGCAAATAAAACTAAATATGTTGATTCCAAAAAAAGTAAAACACAGAAAACAGCAAAAAGGCAGACGGAGATTTTCCGGCGTGGCCAGCCGCGGCACTGATCTGAATTTTGGCAGCTACGGAATTAAAGCTCTCGAGACTTCGTGGGTTTCCGCCAGGCAGCTCGAAGCGGTAAGAAGGGTTTTGACCAGATACACCAAGCGCGGCGGAAAAATATGGATCAGGGTTTTTCCCGATAAGCCGATAACGGTCAAAGGATCAGAAGTTCCGATGGGCGGAGGAAAAGGCTCTACTGATCATTTTGTGGTCGCTATCAAGCCAGGAAGAGTTTTGTTTGAGATCGACGGCGTAACCAGAGAGGAAGCCCGGGAATCGATGAGGCTTGCTTCGCACAAACTTCCCATTAAAGTGAAATTTATTGAAAAGCAGCACGCTAACTAATACTTTATAAACCAAGATCATGAAAGCCAAAGAATTAAAATTAAAAACAATCGAGGAATTAAAAAAGATCATTGCTGAAACGAGAGAAAATACTTTATCTTTGAATATGGAAAGAGCCAACAGGAAGCTGAAAAAAGTATCGCAGTTCAAGAAAAACAGGCAGTTGATCGCGAGAATTCTAACGATCATCGGAGAAAAAGAAAAAACAATAAAGCAATAATTTAAAAACAAGAGATTTAAAATTTCAATTTAAACAAAATCATGGAAAAAAAAGTCAATAAAACAATTTCTAAAGAAGGAAATGAAAAAAAGAAAAGTATCCGCCATTTGGTCGGAACAGTGGTCAGCGCCAAGATGCAGAAAACGGTAGTTGTGGCTGTTGATAAATTGAAATTGCATGAAAAGTATCGAAAGCAATATAAAGTAACCAAGAAATACAAGGCGCATGACGAGAAAGGCGAATACAAAGCCGGAGACAGGGTGATCATTCAGGAGACGAAGCCGATGAGCAAAGAAAAACGCTGGATAGTGATAGGTAAAGCAAAGTAATTTATAAATAAGACAATAGAAATATGATCCAAGTATTAACAAATTTAAAAGTTGCAGACAATAGCGGAGCCAAGATAATCCGATGTTTTAGGATTTTGGGCGGAACGCGCCACCGCTACGCCAAGATCGGCGATATTGTCGTTGCTTCGGTCAGGCAGGGAGATCCGAAAGGCGTGGTAAAAGAGCATGAAGTCGTGAAAGCGGTGATTGTCAGGCAGAAAAAAGCTTTGCGCCGGACAGACGGCACTTATATCAGATTTGACGACAACGCGGCAGTGATCATCGACGAGAACAAAGAACCCCGGGGATCGAGAATTTTTGGTCCGGTTGGAAGAGAATTGAAAGAAAAAGGCTTTAGTAAAATTATTTCCTTGGCTTCCGAGGTATTGTAATAAATTATATCCGAATAAAAATATGAAGATCAAAAAGAATGACAACGTATTGGTGATAAAAGGAAAAGACAGGAACAAGACCGGTAAGGTTGTTGGAATTTTGCCTGAAAAAGGAAAAGCTGTCGTCGGCGGATTGAATATGATCAAGCGCCACCAGAAGCCGAAAAGAAGCGGACAAAAAGGCCAGATTTTAAGCGTTGAAGCTCCTATAAGGATCGAGAATCTTATGGTGATCTGCCCGAAATGCGGCAAGCCGGCCAGAGTAGGATACAAGAAGCTGGAAAACGGAGAAAAAGTCAGGATTTGCAAAAAATGTAATCAAGAAATTTAAAATAAACCAGTTATCAGTTTAAATATATGTCAAGATTAAAAGAAAAATTTATAAAAGAAGTCATCCCGGCTATGAAAAAAGAGTTCGGTTATAAGAACGACATGGCTGTGCCGCGCATGAAAAAAGCGGTTATTAACGCCGGAGTAGGCAAGTCTTTAGATAATAAGAAGCTTTTGGATCAGATAGTGTTTGATATCGCCGCGATCACCGGACAGAAGCCCGTGTTGAAGCTGGCCAAAAAATCAATTTCGAGTTTTAAGATCAGAGAAGGAATTCCTGTTGGCGTGGCAGTGACGCTCAGAGGCGAAAAAATGTATGAATTTATCGACAAGCTTATCAATATCGCTTTGCCCCGGGTTCGTGATTTTCGCGGATTGCCGGACAATTCTTTTGATGGACGAGGCAATTTTTCCTTGGGAATTCGCGAGCATTATGTTTTTCCTGAAATTAACGCCGATGTGACCTCGAGTATTTTTGGATTGCAAGTGACGGTAGTGACCGACGCGAAAAGCGACAAAGAAGCAAAGAGTTTATTAATTCATTTGGGTTTTCCCATTAAAAAAGAGTAAAAAATATTATGCCAAGAAAAGCCTTAGTTGTAAAAGCATTAAAAAAACCTAAGTATATGACCCGCACGATCAGGCGCTGCTGGAAATGCGGACGCAAGCGCGCTTTTATGCGAGATTTTGGACTTTGCAGGATTTGCTTCAGGGAAATGGCTTCGATCGGAGAGATACCTGGCGTAAAAAAATCTTCGTGGTAATTTAAATATTAAGAGAATCAAATTTACATTTAATTATATATTATGACAGATCCAATAGCCGATTTATTAACAAGAATTAGAAACGCTCAACGCGCCGGTAAAGAAAAAACCGTAATTGAGCCCGCCTCCAACATAAAACTGGATATTTTAAAGATATTCAAAAAGGAAGGGTATTTGGAGAAAATCGGCGTAAAGAGCGTTGACAATAAATCTTTTGTTGAGGTTGGCTTGAAATATGTAAACAATAAGCCCGCTTTTTCCGGCGTGGTGCGAGTGAGCCGGCCCGGGCAAAGAGTTTATGTCAAGAAAGACAAGGTGCCGTATGTGCTTCAGGGATTCGGATTGGCGATCATTTCCACCTCCAAAGGATTGATGACTGACAAAGAAGCGCGAAAACAAGGACTGGGCGGAGAATTAATTTGTAAAATTTGGTAAAAATCTAATTAAAATATTATGTCTAAAATCGGTAAAAAACCAATTATTATTCCGGATGGCGTCACGGTAAAAGTGACCGGCAAGGAAGTTCACGTAAAGGGTTCGAAAGGCGAGCTGTCTTTGATAGTTGATGGCGCTATTAATATTGAAATGAAAGACAAAGAGATGGTTCTTTCCATCGGAGAAAGCACTAAAGAAAATAAATCAATTTGGGGAACTACCAGAATGCTGATCGCCAATATGATAAAGGGTGTCACGGAAGGTTTTGAAAAACGCCTCGAGATCCAGGGAATTGGTTTTAAAGCGGCTTTGCAAGGCAAGAACAAGGTAATTTTGAGTGTCGGATTTACGCACCCGGTGGAATTTACCGCGCCGGAAGGCGTGGAATTCAAACTTGAAAAGAATTTCATCATAGTTTCCGGCATTGATAAGCAAAAAGTCGGGCAGATCACGGCGGAGATAAGAGCTTCCAAGCCGCCTGAACCGTATTTGGGAAAAGGGATTCGCTATGTCGGCGAGGTTGTAAAGAGAAAAGCGGGAAAGAAAGTCGTATCAGCAGCGAAGTAAAATTAAAATTAAAAATTTAGAATTATTTAAGAATATGTCAAAAGAAAATGTAAGTTTTAAAAAATTGAAGAAAGACGCCCGCCATTTGAAAATAAGGGCAAAAATCAAAGGAACAGCCGAAGTTCCGAGATTGGCCGTGTTCAGAAGCAATGCTCATATTTACGCGCAATTGATCGATGACGAGAGCGGCAAGACTTTATTGAGCGTTTCGGACAAAGAAATAAAAACAGCTCGAGCTAAATCTTCCGGCAAGGACGATAAGGGTGAAAACGGCAGAAGGATCGCTGTCGCCAAGCAGGTGGGTTTATTGGCGGCCGAGAAAGCAAAAAAGGCCAAGATCGAGAAAGTTGTTTTCGACAGAGGCGGATTTAAATATCATGGAAGGATAAAATCAATTGCCGAAGGCGCCAGAGAAGGCGGAATGAAGTTCTAGACGGTAATTTATCAAGTTGGATAAAGTAAAATTTTATAAAAAAGTATTATTCATAAAAATTTCAAGAATTATGATTTATGATTAAAGATTTAAGAATAATTCGTAAATCATAAATCTTAAATCGTAAATCAAACAATATGGTTTTTAGAGACAAAAGAGAAAAAAGCGAATATGATCAAAAACTTCTGGAAGCTAGCCGCGTGGCTCGCGTGGTTAAAGGCGGAAAGCGCTTCAGTTTCAGGGCTTTGGTGATCATCGGAAACCGGAAAGGAAAAGTTGCAGTCGGAGTCGCTAAAGGCGCTGATCTTACCGATGCTACCCAGAAATCCGTGACCAATGCCAAAAAATCGATCATTGTCGTGCCGATTACGAATGGCAGCATTCCTCATGAAGTTTATCAGAAATATGGAGCAAGTATGGTTTTGATAAAACCGGCTCCCAAAGGAAGCGGTATTATTGCCGGCGGAGCGGTTCGCACGATTTTGGAATTAGCCGGAGTGGCAAATGCTTCCGGTAAAATACTCGGCTCTACTAATAAGCTGAATTGCGCGCGAGCGACAATAATCGCATTGGGAAAATTTAAGTCCAATACTCGCCCTGTCAATATGCAAGCCAAGAAAATCGCGGAAGCGCCGGCAAAAGAGGCAAAAGGCGTAACGGAAGAAAAAGCTAAAAGCAAATAATAAATAATATTATAGTTAAATTTTTGAGAAAGATAAGTTAAACTTTATGCAAATTCACGAACTTACATTAAGCAAAAAAAGAAAAAGAGGGCAAAGAGTCGGCCGAGGCGGCAAGCGCGGCATTTATTCAGGCCGCGGCAATAAAGGCCAAAAAGCCCGAACAAATCACCGATTGAAATTAAAGAGGATCGGCTCCGGTTTGGCGCGCCATGTGCCGAAATTAGGCGGGTTTGTCAGTCTTAGCCCCCGATCAACCGCAGTTGATATTAAGAGATTAGAGGAAAAATTTTCCAACGGCGAATTGGTCACTCCTGTTTCGCTGAAAGCCAAGGGGATCATTAAGTCCATTAAAAACCCCGTGAAAATCGTCGGAAATACCACACTTACTAAAAAATTTACAGTTAAAGATTGTCTGACAACCGTTTCTTCTAAAAAAAGCATAGAAAAAGCCGGGGGAATAATAAAATAATTATCAATTTTCAATTTACAATGAATTTTCAATGAAATAATTTTCAAACAAAAGGTTTAAAAATTAAAGAATTAAAAATTTAATAAAAATTAGAAATTAGAAATTGAAAATTTAAATCCATATGTTTGATAAAATTTTAAAGATTTTTCAAATAAAAGAGCTTCGCAATAAGATTCTGTATGTCCTGGGGATAATGATCGTTTTTCGGTTGGCTTCGCATTTTCCCGTACCGGGAGTCGATACTGAAAAATTGCGGGCTTTTTTTGAGAATAACCAGCTTTTTGGCTTGCTTAATTTATTTTCCGGAGGCGGACTTTCAAGCCTTTCAATCGTAATGCTTGGAGTGGGTCCGTATATCACCAGTTCCATTATTATGCAGCTTTTGACAATGATCTTCCCTTCTTTTAAGGAAATGTATCACGAGGGTGGAGAAGCGGGAAGGCAAAAATTTAATCAATATTCAAGAATTTTGACAGTGCCGTTGGCTTTGCTCCAGGGATATGGAATGATAAAATTATTTCAGAATCAGGGAGTTCTTGATATTATGAGCAATCAGACGATGATCTATACCTTGGTTGTGATTACCGCTGGAACAATATTTTTAATGTGGCTGGGAGAATTGATCACTGAACAAGGCATTGGAAATGGCATATCTTTGATAATTTTCGCCGGAATTGTTTCGCAAATGCCGGAAACAGCGATAGGGAAGCTTACTTTAATGGACGCGAGTCAGATCCCGGGATATATAATATTCTTGGTTTTTTCGGTATTAGTTGTCGCCAGCGTCGTTTTGGCCAACGAAGCCCAGAGAAATCTTCCCGTTTCTTACGCCAAAAGGGTGCGGGGCGGAA includes the following:
- the rpsJ gene encoding 30S ribosomal protein S10, with translation MTTTAKKDSGIINSSTTKDEEVKPRIRIKIRAYDSKIIDESAKLIAETALRGGAEIRGPLPLPTEKKKYTVNKSTFVHKDAREQFEIRVHKRLIDIINPTPRIIDSLTNLSLSAGVDIEIKM
- the rpsQ gene encoding 30S ribosomal protein S17 → MEKKVNKTISKEGNEKKKSIRHLVGTVVSAKMQKTVVVAVDKLKLHEKYRKQYKVTKKYKAHDEKGEYKAGDRVIIQETKPMSKEKRWIVIGKAK
- the rplD gene encoding 50S ribosomal protein L4; the protein is MIKTNLYNQEGKVVGEMDLPENIFGLKPKKDLMHEAVVAQEANSRIKYAHTKTRGEVRGGGKKPFAQKHTGQARQGSIRSPIWRHGGITFGPTADASYGKKINLKKKRLALHMALASKLNDKVLYIIDDLRLADAKTKTFAKILKNLGVAKTALIALPKTDKNVYLASRNIPGIKSILIGSLNIVDVLRYKNLIMPKESIAAIEKTFKI
- the rplF gene encoding 50S ribosomal protein L6, with translation MSKIGKKPIIIPDGVTVKVTGKEVHVKGSKGELSLIVDGAINIEMKDKEMVLSIGESTKENKSIWGTTRMLIANMIKGVTEGFEKRLEIQGIGFKAALQGKNKVILSVGFTHPVEFTAPEGVEFKLEKNFIIVSGIDKQKVGQITAEIRASKPPEPYLGKGIRYVGEVVKRKAGKKVVSAAK
- the rplR gene encoding 50S ribosomal protein L18, giving the protein MSKENVSFKKLKKDARHLKIRAKIKGTAEVPRLAVFRSNAHIYAQLIDDESGKTLLSVSDKEIKTARAKSSGKDDKGENGRRIAVAKQVGLLAAEKAKKAKIEKVVFDRGGFKYHGRIKSIAEGAREGGMKF
- the rpmC gene encoding 50S ribosomal protein L29; translation: MKAKELKLKTIEELKKIIAETRENTLSLNMERANRKLKKVSQFKKNRQLIARILTIIGEKEKTIKQ
- the rpsE gene encoding 30S ribosomal protein S5 translates to MVFRDKREKSEYDQKLLEASRVARVVKGGKRFSFRALVIIGNRKGKVAVGVAKGADLTDATQKSVTNAKKSIIVVPITNGSIPHEVYQKYGASMVLIKPAPKGSGIIAGGAVRTILELAGVANASGKILGSTNKLNCARATIIALGKFKSNTRPVNMQAKKIAEAPAKEAKGVTEEKAKSK
- the rpsH gene encoding 30S ribosomal protein S8; the encoded protein is MTDPIADLLTRIRNAQRAGKEKTVIEPASNIKLDILKIFKKEGYLEKIGVKSVDNKSFVEVGLKYVNNKPAFSGVVRVSRPGQRVYVKKDKVPYVLQGFGLAIISTSKGLMTDKEARKQGLGGELICKIW
- the rplE gene encoding 50S ribosomal protein L5 encodes the protein MSRLKEKFIKEVIPAMKKEFGYKNDMAVPRMKKAVINAGVGKSLDNKKLLDQIVFDIAAITGQKPVLKLAKKSISSFKIREGIPVGVAVTLRGEKMYEFIDKLINIALPRVRDFRGLPDNSFDGRGNFSLGIREHYVFPEINADVTSSIFGLQVTVVTDAKSDKEAKSLLIHLGFPIKKE
- the secY gene encoding preprotein translocase subunit SecY gives rise to the protein MFDKILKIFQIKELRNKILYVLGIMIVFRLASHFPVPGVDTEKLRAFFENNQLFGLLNLFSGGGLSSLSIVMLGVGPYITSSIIMQLLTMIFPSFKEMYHEGGEAGRQKFNQYSRILTVPLALLQGYGMIKLFQNQGVLDIMSNQTMIYTLVVITAGTIFLMWLGELITEQGIGNGISLIIFAGIVSQMPETAIGKLTLMDASQIPGYIIFLVFSVLVVASVVLANEAQRNLPVSYAKRVRGGKMYGGVNTYLPLKVNSAGMIPIIFAMSIMLFPGMIGSFLVTSKYPAVASAAVYIVALFENQTFYGAMYFIMVVLFTFFYTAVVFEPHTVSENLQKQGGFIPGIRPGNPTKEYLSYVINRITLAGAVFLGLIAVLPFIGQAFTGDTSLVLGGAAVLIVVGVVLDTVRQIEAQIVTKDYEQY
- the rplP gene encoding 50S ribosomal protein L16 → MLIPKKVKHRKQQKGRRRFSGVASRGTDLNFGSYGIKALETSWVSARQLEAVRRVLTRYTKRGGKIWIRVFPDKPITVKGSEVPMGGGKGSTDHFVVAIKPGRVLFEIDGVTREEARESMRLASHKLPIKVKFIEKQHAN
- the rplC gene encoding 50S ribosomal protein L3 — translated: MVKFILGKKLGMARVFEKSGKSVPVTVLEAGPCVISQIKTEAKDGYNAVQIGFGKEKKVSKPKAGLLKGSHLAKHLREFVTKDVASYKVGDKIDVSIFAEGDMVKASGVTKAKGFAGVMKRHGFSGGPASHGQKHSARERGSVGPRFPEHVVKGVRMPGRMGGVRSTVINLPVLSIDKENNLIALKGAIPGNKGALIEVVSIK
- a CDS encoding uL15 family ribosomal protein; translation: MQIHELTLSKKRKRGQRVGRGGKRGIYSGRGNKGQKARTNHRLKLKRIGSGLARHVPKLGGFVSLSPRSTAVDIKRLEEKFSNGELVTPVSLKAKGIIKSIKNPVKIVGNTTLTKKFTVKDCLTTVSSKKSIEKAGGIIK
- the rplB gene encoding 50S ribosomal protein L2, with protein sequence MAIIEYKPTTAGRRGASVVKNDFVTTARPEKSLTLGHAKKSGRAKGKISTRHKGGGAKRLYRIIDFGQDKVNIPARVASIEYDPNRSAYIALLNYKDGEKRYILAPEGLRANDEVIASANAPVKTGNRLILKNIPVGTNIHNIELTPGKGGQIVRTAGALAIVRAKEGGYVHLGFPSGEIRMLSELCWASVGQIGKAEFRMRNLGKAGKSRWLGKRPGVRGSAMNPVDHPHGGGEGRQPIGLKHPKTPWGKIAMGKKTRNKKKLSEKFIIKHRR
- the rplW gene encoding 50S ribosomal protein L23; protein product: MSAIIFEPLFTEKISNLMPLNKYAFKVANGANKIEVKKAIEGLYEVNVTSVNMIKTSAKPKRVGRREMVKPGFKKAIVTLKAGESIEPAKTK
- a CDS encoding type Z 30S ribosomal protein S14; this encodes MPRKALVVKALKKPKYMTRTIRRCWKCGRKRAFMRDFGLCRICFREMASIGEIPGVKKSSW
- the rplX gene encoding 50S ribosomal protein L24, which encodes MKIKKNDNVLVIKGKDRNKTGKVVGILPEKGKAVVGGLNMIKRHQKPKRSGQKGQILSVEAPIRIENLMVICPKCGKPARVGYKKLENGEKVRICKKCNQEI
- the rpsS gene encoding 30S ribosomal protein S19, with translation MSRSTKKGPFVDEKLIKKIEKLKIGDKTVIKTWSRDSTVIPQMIGFTFGVHNGKTHIPVLVTEDMVGHKLGEFSLTRKFSRHGGRMQRELEAAAKAAEAAKTAPAGAAAPAAKAAEPVKK
- the rplN gene encoding 50S ribosomal protein L14; this translates as MIQVLTNLKVADNSGAKIIRCFRILGGTRHRYAKIGDIVVASVRQGDPKGVVKEHEVVKAVIVRQKKALRRTDGTYIRFDDNAAVIIDENKEPRGSRIFGPVGRELKEKGFSKIISLASEVL
- the rpsC gene encoding 30S ribosomal protein S3, which translates into the protein MGHKVNPLLFRLGYTVNWTSRWFGDKNFPELLKEDFGIRKILMENLKKAAVEKIIIDRASNVVTISILSARPGVIIGRGGTGIEDLRKMLKTKLGLKKEVKLDVLEVKDPESSAAIIGQEIASQIERRIGWKRALKRMLETVISKKGVQGIKIAISGRLDGAEMGRREWLAKGKIPLHTLRSNIDFTRATAFTTYGAVGIKVWVYKGEVFDEKAEAKKSKKINSTSTPIK